The following proteins are co-located in the Gordonia polyisoprenivorans genome:
- the rpmA gene encoding 50S ribosomal protein L27: MAHKKGASSSRNGRDSNAQRLGVKRFGGQQVSAGEILIRQRGTKFHPGVNVGRGGDDTLFALAAGAVEFGTKRGRKTVNIVPETAQA; encoded by the coding sequence ATGGCACACAAGAAGGGCGCGTCCAGCTCGCGCAACGGTCGCGATTCGAACGCCCAGCGGCTCGGCGTCAAGCGCTTCGGCGGCCAGCAGGTCAGCGCCGGCGAGATCCTGATCCGCCAGCGCGGCACCAAGTTCCACCCCGGCGTCAACGTCGGCCGTGGCGGCGACGACACCCTGTTCGCGCTTGCGGCGGGTGCGGTCGAGTTCGGTACCAAGCGTGGCCGCAAGACCGTGAACATCGTTCCGGAGACCGCTCAGGCCTGA
- the rplU gene encoding 50S ribosomal protein L21 yields MATYAIVKTGGKQYKVAQGDIVKVEKIDSAPGTTVNLPVALVVDGSELTTDADKLAKISVTGEIVEHVKGPKIRIHKFKNKTGYHKRQGHRQKLTVLKVTGIK; encoded by the coding sequence ATGGCAACGTACGCGATCGTCAAGACCGGCGGTAAGCAGTACAAGGTCGCTCAGGGCGACATTGTGAAGGTCGAGAAGATCGACAGCGCGCCGGGCACCACCGTGAACCTGCCGGTGGCGCTGGTCGTCGACGGCTCCGAGCTCACCACCGACGCCGACAAGCTCGCGAAGATCTCGGTCACCGGTGAGATCGTCGAGCACGTCAAGGGCCCGAAGATCCGCATCCACAAGTTCAAGAACAAGACCGGCTACCACAAGCGCCAGGGTCACCGTCAGAAGCTGACGGTCCTCAAGGTCACCGGTATCAAGTAA